Proteins co-encoded in one Stomoxys calcitrans chromosome 5, idStoCalc2.1, whole genome shotgun sequence genomic window:
- the LOC106082320 gene encoding NF-kappa-B essential modulator has translation MSDEESFVILGTSPLSSLEHDGDRVDSALDASLHSDTPGSCFSSLKNSQIKELKNASNNGDKTPTTSLTALKETASSDTTSSSMTASKESSKSIVNTKVTSSMSTAAAMQRSADSILWSKPQVEVQDDLLPLNLEDCAIPSPVEQSPKTSMHSRPPPSPLNMSLSYSSNKENRQPLLSNSNNANSGKAGQATLSASSSNNNSLASSFIMGEVNADILKSSVYSQFPSISMQASAEDVVKLQTMFTEYVQLKTTLEKVNNTMKLFYTNSLEWKEKMNTMESHYKQQLNVCQNQIEALRTENLQLRKSIEEQVEQTKAVDLARQKDRDDMIRTISEKTSLIENMRAQIVKLEKQTTTTFEFLPKQKTDETENNFDEIYISRGEHDIVVKDLNRQLSELLATNLDVKDMEKQYIDELNCLKVNLTAAEELIQQSKAEIATLKALDISHQNRIQELERCNKLLATESTIQNERIILLEQQNEVHRRDFEMERQGRETIVGEKQQILTDLRALQKRNQELLEERQKLVDNYERRVTQVSALNGGGSTQALVAAAAAAQTYLNNPQRPIRELTPNSGNVQSKEAYNCPICNKTFQSLSVLQSHVNDCIDRN, from the exons ATGTCGGACGAAGAATCTTTTGTAATTTTGGGTACTTCACCGCTCTCCTCCTTGGAACATGATGGTGATCGAGTTGATTCTGCATTGGATGCCAGCTTGCATTCAGACACACCAGGAAGTTGTTTCTCCTCATTGAAGAACAGTCAAATAAAGGAATTGAAAAATGCCAGTAATAATGGCGATAAAACACCAACAACTTCGTTGACAGCCTTAAAAGAGACGGCCTCATCGGACACAACATCATCATCTATGACAGCTTCCAAAGAATCGAGTAAAAGCATTGTCAATACAAAGGTCACATCATCTATGTCCACTGCTGCTGCAATGCAACGATCAGCTGATAGCATTTTGTGGTCGAAACCTCAAGTTGAAGTTCAGGATGATTTGCTACCACTTAATTTGGAGGATTGTGCCATACCCTCTCCTGTGGAGCAAAGTCCCAAGACATCTATGCACTCTAGACCACCACCATCCCCTCTAAATATGTCTCTAAGTTACAGTTCTAACAAAGAGAATCGTCAACCTCTGCTAAGCAATAGCAACAATGCCAATAGTGGCAAAGCTGGTCAGGCAACGCTATCAGCTTCTTCATCGAACAATAATAGTTTAGCCAGCAGTTTCATAATGGGAGAAGTCAATGCTGACATTTTAAAG tctaGTGTCTATTCACAATTTCCCAGTATTTCCATGCAGGCCAGTGCCGAAGACGTTGTCAAACTGCAGACCATGTTCACCGAGTATGTGCAATTGAAAA CTACCTTGGAGAAAGTTAATAATACCatgaaattattctataccaaTTCTTTGGAATGGAAGGAAAAAATGAATACTATGGAATCGCATTATAAACAACAATTAAACGTTTGCCAAAATCAAATTGAAGCA CTACGCACCGAAAATCTTCAGCTTAGGAAAAGCATTGAAGAGCAAGTGGAACAAACCAAAGCTGTTGATTTGGCAAGACAAAAGGATCGCGATGATATGATAAGAACCATATCAGAGAAGACATCTTTAATTGAGAACATGAGGGCCCAAATTGTTAAATTGGAAAAGCAAACTACG ACTACATTTGAATTTTTGCCAAAGCAAAAAACCGATGAAACCGAGaacaattttgacgaaatctaCATTTCACGAGGTGAACACGATATAGTTGTGAAAGACCTAAACCGACAACTTTCAGAACTATTAGCTACCAATTTGGATGTAAAGGATATG GAAAAACAATATATTGACGAATTGAATTGCCTTAAGGTCAATTTAACTGCTGCCGAGGAATTAATACAACAAAGCAAGGCAGAAATAGCCACACTTAAGGCTTTGGATATAAGCCATCAGAACAGAATTCAAGAGCTGGAGAGATGTAATAAACTGCTCGCTACCGAAAGCACCATACAAAACGAACGCATTATACTATTGGAGCAACAAAACGAAGTCCATCGCAGAGATTTCGAAATGGAAAGACAAGGTCGTGAAACGATTGTGGGAGAGAAACAACAAATTCTCACGGATCTAAGGGCATTGCAGAAACGCAATCAGGAGCTGCTGGAAGAACGTCAAAAGCTGGTGGACAACTATGAACGCAGGGTAACACAAGTTTCGGCGTTAAACGGAGGTGGCTCAACACAAGCCTTGGTGGCCGCCGCCGCTGCAGCCCAAACTTATCTaaacaatccccaaagaccaaTAAGA GAACTAACACCCAATTCTGGCAATGTTCAGTCGAAAGAAGCCTATAATTGTCCCATATGCAACAAAACTTTCCAATCATTATCGGTTTTGCAAAGTCATGTTAATGATTGTATAGACAGAAATTAG
- the LOC106082329 gene encoding peroxisomal leader peptide-processing protease produces the protein MLLKIRHALLEVTNHPNSKQSAIIINNELIITSGCILLPYVRPILPFVADHTNDNVCASTKIIHKLQQCRLVNAQDVDTDEAHFLNTLSYQVTFDRRKLPVSIAERRRNPNIPHILTRYGAKLLYIFSSNEISRNLHKMLNSLTFNESQTKEHNEVLITSFLVLTMRPDKTTESPEKFERFLEHIAHYLRYIHTIRPLDDVLTMCTPFGLENFYKTINIGKVSNVIGKNGSLFVLSNNLPLGCEGSAVFNDKLRLIGLIISTTFQRNNENLQMTMAANFAYLLRDFMNQLGIKITSITIPREPSNFAWERTMVVIEANGNQGTGTFVKVQNKKFIITCSHVVFQVNSKVYCRGVDGEFEADVLWCNPNYDTAFDVALLSAPSNIPTRYCVRMAQTKPCLGQTVYNAGFPYFVNFNLKYDFNPSIFQGRIIKYTPAAIMSDGCVQAGQSGGPMFDEHGNIMGVCVSNIKMDKVVYPNINNAIPIVTIRSILENYAKTNDVLVLNNLVANSDIQRIWSLAPPPVISKL, from the exons ATGCTTTTGAAAATACGTCATGCCTTACTGGAGGTGACCAATCATCCCAACTCCAAACAATCAGCCATTATTATCAACAATGAGCTTATCATCACCTCCGGTTGCATACTACTGCCCTATGTACGTCCCATCTTGCCATTTGTTGCCGACCACACCAATGATAATGTGTGTGCTAGCACCAAAATCATACACAAACTACAACAGTGCCGTCTGGTTAATGCTCAAGATGTGGACACAGATGAGGCTCATTTTTTAAATACCCTTAGCTATCAAGTGACCTTTGATCGCAGAAAATTGCCAGTGTCTATAGCCGAACGGCGTCGTAATCCCAATATACCTCACATTTTGACACGCTATGGAGCCAAACTATTGTATATCTTTAGCTCCAATGAGATATCACGtaatttgcataaaatgttgAACTCCCTAACATTTAATGAGTCTCAGACAAAGGAGCACAATGAGGTGTTGATCACAAGTTTTCTAGTGCTAACAATGCGCCCAGACAAGACCACAGAATCGCCGGAGAAATTTGAAAGATTCCTCGAACATATAGCCCATTATTTGCGTTACATACATACCATACGTCCTCTAGATGATGTGCTGACTATGTGTACCCCCTTTGGGCTGGAGAATTTCTATAAAACCATAAATATTGGCAAGGTGTCCAATGTTATTGGTAAAAATGGTTCATTATTTGTATTATCCAATAACTTGCCTTTGGGCTGTGAAGGATCGGCGGTGTTTAATGATAAACT acgTTTAATAGGACTCATCATCAGCACCACCTTTCAGCGTAACAATGAGAATCTTCAAATGACTATGGCGGCTAATTTTGCATATCTATTGCGGGATTTTATGAATCAATTGGGCATTAAAATTACATCCATCACCATACCCCGAGAGCCATCGAATTTTGCAT GGGAACGCACTATGGTGGTAATCGAGGCGAATGGCAACCAGGGTACTGGAACATTTGTAAAAGTGCAGAATAAAAAATTCATCATCACCTGTTCGCATGTAGTATTTCAG GTCAATTCGAAAGTCTATTGCCGTGGTGTTGATGGCGAATTCGAAGCCGATGTTTTATGGTGTAATCCCAATTATGATACCGCCTTCGATGTGGCCCTACTGTCGGCACCCTCAAACATTCCCACTCGCTATTGTGTGCGTATGGCACAAACGAAACCTTGCCTGGGACAAACGGTTTACAATGCCGGTTTCCCTTATTTTgtcaatttcaatttaaaatatgaTTTCAATCCTTCAATATTCCAAGGACGTATTATCAAATATACGCCGGCAGCCATAATGTCCGATGGCTGTGTGCAAGCTGGTCAAAGTGGAGGACCCATGTTCGATGAGCATGGCAACATTATGGGCGTTTGTGTGTCCAATATTAAAATGGATAAGGTGGTATATCCGAACATCAATAATGCTATACCCATTGTAACAATACGATCCATACTGGAAAATTATGCTAAAACCAATG atgtCCTGGTCTTAAACAATCTGGTGGCCAATTCAGATATACAAAGGATATGGTCATTGGCCCCACCACCTGTAATCAGCAAACTATAA
- the LOC106082332 gene encoding TM2 domain-containing protein CG10795, translating to MLLKVLFFIFLLIIMVHGAAYDCSLLLMGQYLCPEPGRNQIDPKTQQFYGCERNGLAKVWCIAAEGIECLGTNNNTFTKEMPCKWTNGYHLDTVLLLSVFTGMFGLDRFYLGYYGMGLLKACTLGGFFIGQLVDIILIALQIVRPADGSHYIIPYYGAGVNIIRSNNETFRVPRDDW from the exons ATGTTGCTGAAAGTGTTGTTTTTTATCTTCCTGCTTATAATTATGGTCCATGGGGCTGCCTATGATTGCTCCCTACTGCTAATGGGTCAGTACCTATGTCCGGAGCCTGGTAGAAATCAAATTGATCCCAAAACTCAACAGTTTTATGGCTGCGAAAGAAATGGTTTGGCCAAAG TATGGTGTATAGCTGCCGAAGGTATTGAGTGTTTGGGCACCAACAATAATACATTTACCAAGGAAATGCCTTGCAAGTGGAC CAATGGCTATCACCTAGACACTGTGCTATTACTGTCCGTCTTTACCGGCATGTTTGGTCTGGATCGTTTCTATCTGGGCTATTATGGCATGGGCTTGTTGAAAGCATGTACCTTGGGTGGTTTCTTCATAGGCCAGTTGGTTGACATAATACTGATAGCCTTGCAAATCGTACGACCTGCAGATGGTTCACATTATATTATACCATATTATGGAGCTGGTGTTAACATTATACGAAGTAACAATGAAACATTTCGGGTGCCCCGTGATGATTGGTGA